Genomic window (Lampris incognitus isolate fLamInc1 chromosome 3, fLamInc1.hap2, whole genome shotgun sequence):
CGTCTGCACTGACGTCACTGTTccgtatctctctctgtctcgctagcTATTCCCCGGCCAGAGGACCGGGGCCTGCGCGTGGCTGTGCTGGCCTCGGTGGTGAGCGGGGTGGTCATCCTGGCCATGTCGCTGTCCTTCCTCATCTGCTGTCTGCAAGAACGCAGTAGCCGAGAGCGAGCCAAGAGAGACGGCAGGTAGggagcgcacacgcacacacacacacacacacacacacacacttgaccatAGACCAGTAAATGGATCCCAAGCTAGCCCGAACCTGTGTTGGAtccctcaagctcaggtccaGCTGCAGGACTCTAATACACATATGCTGACATACGTACTACCTACACACACAAGAAGGGTGCGTTAACCCAGGTAGAGGTATAACAacaaactcacacatacacacctgaatgcaaaaatacacacatgcaagtTGAACCGCATAGAAAACACAGCTAAACAATTCCACAgtgcgtatgcacacacacacacacacacacacacacacacacacacacacacacacacacacacacacacacacacacacacagaaaaagagggcAAGAGCAGACAGAAATATGCAGACTCACAATTTATCGCGCGACCACACAAAAAGCAGATAATAAAGGTCACAGATACCAGGGACAGgcaggaatacacacacacacacacacacacacacacacatatccatttGAAATTACACTGACATGCAAGGAGGAAAGGAGCCAGTAGGAActgatgcacacgcacacgcacacacacacacatacacacacacacacacacacacacaaacacacacacacacacagggcaacaGCAGACAGAGATATGCAGAGACACACATTTCATCACACAACTACCCAAAATGTAGCAAATAAAGGTTGCAGATACCAAGGACAAgctggaatacacacacacacacacacacacacacacacacacacacacacacacacacacacacaaacaatgaccTCCAAACAACCACTTCTTGTGATGGAGGACCGACTGACTGTTAAActaaaccacccccccccctccccaggcgCAGAGAGAAGCGCTCCGCCCGCCGAGGTGACTGCTGGCTGGAGCGGGAGGAGGGTGAGTGGGATGCCTTTCCTCCACCAAAGATCTTCCACCTGTCCCAGAGAATGAACCCACGGCTGGCGCCCGACAGCCCCCTCTACCTGACCGGAGGTCTGACTGGATACGAGAACCGCGGATACCAGAGGTAACCATGACGACCAGCCGTCAGTCTCGCTTCACACTGAAAGTTCAGCTTCATAGAGACACGAGTTTACATTTGTGTCAAATGTATTGTCATTTGTGATCGCAGCAATACTAATCAACACTAATCATGCCTAAAGGCCAGTTCATACTTTCCACGTGTCCGCTAGGGTCCACTTTGGTCCACTATGTGGACGCCCGCGTGCAGCCAACAGTGTGTGACGGTGCGGACTGTACGCATGGCAGGCGCTGCCTGCGCGTGCTCCGTGTAACAAAATGGATGCTTGTTTTGCAGAGGAGTCGAGCGAGGAGATCCCTCGTTACTCACAGTCATATAATTCGTCTTTGAAGGAATACAGACAGCTAAATGgtgttcaaaaaaacaaaaaccacgggtgtccgggtagtgcagcggtctattccgtcgcctaccaacacggggatcgccggttcgaatccccgtgttacctccagcttggtcgggcgtccctacagacacagttggccatgtgtgcgggtgggaagccggatgtggatgtgtcctggtcgctgcactagcgcctcctatggtcggtcatctggggggggggctgtttggaggggggagggggaactggggggaatagcgtgatcctcccacacgctacgcccccctggtgaaactcctcactgtcaggtgaaaagaagcggctggtgactccacatgtatgggaggaggcatgtggtagtctgcagccctccccggatcagcagagggggtggagcagagaccgggacggctcggaagagtggggtgattggccgggtacaactggggagagaaagggggaggggggggacaggCTGCAGCAGATGAAGGAGAAAGGCCTATACTCACGCTACAACATGCAGCAGGAGCTGTAGTTTTATTTCTCAAGGTTTCAGTAAAAACTTGTATTTCTATGCAACCCAACGTACTTCACAGTAACTGGGTTTGTCGTGGCCTACTTATCGCACATCTCCAACGTATGTGATACAACGCCAATACTGCTCACAAATGGATCGGCACTCATACCGTGTCCTTATTTTCTATCCTTACTGTTCATTATAAATTTTCTCTCTATTGCTTTTATCCTTCTTACTCTCTCCACccactgcttctctctctctctccctctctctctctctgtaggagTGAGGAGAGTTTGCTGAAGGCTCCCCTTCCTGGTTTGTACCGTTCAGAGTCTCAGCTTTACCCGCACGTCGTCTTGCAGAGGGTCCCCACGCCCTCCGCCCCAACTGCCCCGTCTGCCCCCTCCGCCCCGGTCTACCTCCACCTCCCCTCTGCCAGCTCCTCCCCCGCCAACACCATCTCACAACCCCAGTCGCACATCATGCCCCCCTACCCAACCTCCGCCTACCCTCCCAATCCGAACCAACCTGCCCCCACCTACCCAAACCCCACCCCGGCCCCCAtttaccctaaccccaaccccaccccacagCGGCCATGGCAGTAAGGAAGAGCATTCATACTCTCTGAACCTAGCAGTCGCAGTTTGAGCGGAGACAAGGAACGAGACGGGGCAAAATTTGAAGACTTGTGGGGCGTTTTCATGTCATGATGTGCCCTCAACCAataaccccgacccccacctttGGACTGCTGaggttgctactactactactgagtttTAACGCCGGCCAATGACGTCAAACGAGTGGCGAGGGGGTCAAAATAGCGTTGAGGCCTCTCGATGTTTTGAGGGTTTTCTGGCGACACCTTGTGGTACGTTTTTAAACTACACAAttccttaaaatgtttttttttccccctccttttctgTGTGGAGACATGGACCTTTTCAATGCCACTACAACCTCCCAACCCCATCTTCTCTCCAAAGACTGAATATAAAACTAATGCCGAGCGGATATGAAATCCAAGGCTGCATTCAAAGTCCAACATCCAACCCTTCCTGTAGCAAAAGGTCTGTGAGAGTTGAAGGGAAAGTTGGAGAAGAAACGCAATAACTGTCCCGAAAAAATGTcccactttttttttccccctgctgaAGCACTGCTGCATATTAGCACTCATCACCTGAGAGGAACTGTTTGGAAATTTTCCATCTCGATCCATTTTTCCAGCGCCGAAAAGTGACCAGATGGTGTCTGATGACACGCTGGTTAAGAGGTACTAGGTGACGTATTACCACGAACTGATATAGCTCAACAGTGTGATGTAACGGAGGTAATAGTCTATAGCACAAATACATGTAGTATAAATACATGGAGCTGGACTATGGAAAATGACCAAACTCTGTGTGGACTGTTAAAGCCAGTTAAAAATGCTAAaaaatgtggatttttttttttttttaacatttgctGTTTGTAAAATATCCACATTAGTTGAGTGGAAGCCACAATCTAGTCTTCCTGACCTCAACATTAACTACTGTAGAATTGTGACAAcaacaagaaaagaaagaaagaaaaacaaaacattttcttaTTTCACGTTGAACCCGACCGACCCTGAAGCCCGATGACACGGGCAGTGGGGCGTGGAAGCTAAATGCAAAGTTTGTATCTGACCTTTAACCCCCGACCCCTTTACTGTGCACTACTTTTGAATAGAGCCATAAACGATAACAGAAGATTTGGGTCATTCTGAGCTTGAGCCCCTTGATACCTACTGGTTTGTATTTTCCTCATCCGCGGGAAAAACAGACCGCCggtcggggtttgtgtttagcGAAGGCACTGTGTCGACTGGTGATGATATTTCACCGgacggtgtgtgtgtatgtctttatGTGTATGTAGACATCAGTTAGGACTTCATCCGTGCTCTTTACTCATGACCCTCCTTAAATCAACGTTTCTTTCGCCCAAAAAAGGTCGATCGAATACTTTTCTGTCTCTCAGCTGAGGCGTTTTCTATGACGGCTAGGAGTTCTTCGACTTCTTTTTCCTCATGAGTTTGAGAGTTTTTTCTCTGAATAttagcccccctccctccctccccagctGTTTTGTGACCGGCCATCTATCCTACGTCCAATATTCAGGGCCCCCGAGGGGCTCTGGAGCCATGTACATGGCCCTACGCCACACTTTTCCAATACACATTATTTCTAGCCGTTAAACTGGACGACAGCCCGACCAAACTGACGACAAGTTGGAATATTTAACTCAAAATGGAATCACATGTTTAACATATTAAGTCCGCTAAATCCAAAATGGTGACATTAGACAGTGAAATCAACCCCTTCTTTCTTTTTAGGGCTGTTGACATAGTCTCTGATGAGAGAGGCGTGTTTAATTGATTTTTAACGTCTAAACCTAAATAGCTTAAAACAAGTATTGTAATACGGATGCTTCGAGATAATTTGACCAAAGTAAGAAAGACAAACCATTTAAGATTCTGAGAGGTCTCTCTTACGTCGTTTCTTAAGaaatgtccaaaaaaaaacaaacttaagaGGAATTTAGACTATATGTGATAAACAGTCTGATTCTCTCATTTAAACCAAGGCAGTGAAAATCTTCTTCACGCCAGCGTGCCACTGAGAAGACATGACGGTTCAGTCACACGTCTTTATTACCAAACTCGCTTTTTACAGAGGCCGAAACAAGGCGATGACGTCACGGTTACTGTTTTAAATCATTAACCTCGTAAGAACCGCCCAATTAAATCGCTGTTttctagacttttttttttatttttttttagtaagTGGTTTTGAATCAAGACACACTAATAAATCTGCACTTTATGGACCTTTTACCAGGTGGGTTTGCAATTACTGACTGACACCGCTAACGGTTAATTTGTAGTCTGTTGTACAATAAAAATACTGCCATGAAAAATCCATAAAAcgctgcttgtttgtttgtttgtttgtttgtttaaataATTCGCTCTGGTGTTTAATTCTGGATAGTATATAATACAAGTTATTTCTGAAAAAGTgagagatgatagatagatacatacacagacagatagatggatggatggatggatggatggatggatagatagatagatagatagatagatagatagatagatagatagagagatagatagatagatagatagatagatagatagatagatagatagatagatagatagatagatagatagatagatagatggatagatagatggatagatagatagatagacagatagtcaGGGTAGCGTGGATGTCTAttatgttgcctgccaacaccgggttcgccggttcgaatccccgtgttacctccggtttggtcgggcgtccctacaaacccaactggccgtgtctgcgggtgggaagctggatgtgggtatgtgtcctggttgctgctctagcgcctcctctggtcggttggggcgcctgttcgggggggagggggaactggggatgaatagcgtgatcctcccacgcgctacgtccccctggtgtaactcctcactgtcaggtgaaaagaagcggctggtgactccacatgtaccggaggagacatgtggtagtctgcagccctccccagatcggcagagggggtggagcagcgaccgggacggctcggaagaggggggtcattggctgggtacaattggggagaaaagcgggggaaatccaaaacaaaaaacaaaaaactgaaactGGATATTCAGTGTCACTATGTCAATGCTAAACTTGCTCTCTAAAGTAAACCACAGCATTTGGAGATTCAGAGCATGTTTGCACAAACTTACAACACCATCTGTATCAATAACAACAACTAACCAATGTAAAAAAGTCAGTCATTGGGGTTTGAATATCTGTTAAAACCCGATTTTGACCTGACAGCCTTTCCAACACAATCTGCTGTGAGATTTCCCAACGTTCAGACTTTCTAATGCAGGGGCTCTCGACCTTTTTGGGGGCCAGGGACCCCTTCCAGGGGAGAACATTTTCCAAGGATCTCCATAATCGTGACACGGATAAAGCAAATGCTTACTACCATTTGTACACTTAGATGCCATTGGGACTATTTGTAATTTAAGACTTTTCAACCGAAATACTTCAGACCTGTTTCATAGTGAT
Coding sequences:
- the zgc:162331 gene encoding sushi domain-containing protein 3, which produces MHFMVIQGLACVAVLPPRRGSFYVEAGTGVSVGSVLAFWCREGYQLVGSDKIYCGVRNGKPQWSNYLPVCEAIPRPEDRGLRVAVLASVVSGVVILAMSLSFLICCLQERSSRERAKRDGRRREKRSARRGDCWLEREEGEWDAFPPPKIFHLSQRMNPRLAPDSPLYLTGGLTGYENRGYQRSEESLLKAPLPGLYRSESQLYPHVVLQRVPTPSAPTAPSAPSAPVYLHLPSASSSPANTISQPQSHIMPPYPTSAYPPNPNQPAPTYPNPTPAPIYPNPNPTPQRPWQ